ATAGCAGGATACTGTTAGTTTGGATGGTTGAGCTGTACGaaaccttctctccctctcccccttctttctctctccaccaggtgctGTGAAGATCACCCCAGCCCATGACCATAATGATTATGAGGTTGGAAACAGACACAACCTGGCCTTCATCAACATCCTGGATGAGAATGGCCTGCTCATCAACGTGCCAGCTCCATTCCTGGTACAGTACACTCCCACTTCTTCTTCACCTGGTACAGTACACTCCCACTTCTTCTTCACCTGGTACAGTACACTCGCACTACGTCTTCACCTGGTACAGTACACTCCCACTTCTTCTTCACCTGGTACAGTACACTCCCACTTCTTCTTCACCTGGTACAGTACACTCCCACTTCTTCTTCACCTGGTACAGTACACTCCCACTTCTTCTTCACCTGGTACAGTACACTCCCACTTCTTCTTCACCTGGTACAGTACACTCCCACTTCTTCTTCACCTGGTACAGTACACTCCCACTACTTCTTCacctggtacagtacactctcacttCTTCTTCACTTGGTACAGTACACTCCCACTACTTCTTCacctggtacagtacactctcacttCTTCTTCActtggtacagtacactctcacttCTTCTTCACTTGGTACAGTACACTCCCACTACTTCTTCacctggtacagtacactcttaCTACTTCTTCACCTGGTACAGTACACTCGCACTACGTCTTCACCTGGTACAGTACACTCCCACTACTTCTTCACCTGGTACAGTACACGTCTTCACCCACTACCCACTTCACCTGGTACAGTACACTCCCACTCACCGGTACAGTACACTCTTCacctggtacagtacactcttaCTACTTCTTCACCTGGTACAGTACACTCGCACTACGTCTTCACCTGGTACAGTACACTCCCACTACTTCTTCACCTGGTACAGTACACTCCCACTACGTCTTCACCTGGTACAGTACACTCCCACTACGTCTTCacctggtacagtacactcttaCTACTTCTTCACCTGGTACAGTACACTCCCACTACGTCTTCACCTGGTACAGTACACTCCCACTTCTTCTTCACCTGGTACAGTACACTCCCACTTCTTCTTCACCTGGTACAGTACACTCGCACTACGTCTTCACCTGGTACAGTACACTCGCACTACGTCTTTTCACCTGGTACAGTACACTCCCACTTCTTCTTCACCTGGTACAGTACACTCCCACTACTTCTTCACCTGGTACAGTACACTCCCACTACGTCTTCACCTGGTACAGTACACTCCCACTACGTCTTCACCTGGTACAGTACACTCCCACTACTTCTTCACCTGGTACAGTACACTCCCACTACGTCTTCACCTGGTACAGTACACTCCCACTTCTTCTTCACCTGGTACAGTACACTCCCACTTCTTCTTCACCTGGTACAGTACACTCCCACTTCTTCTTCACCTGGTACAGTACACTCCCACTTCTTCTTCACCTGGATCTTGTCTTCATGCTGTCTTTGTGGTGTGGTCACTCTTCTTCCTTTGCCGCCTTGTTGTTCTGTGTGGTATCTGTTTGTTAACttcctctctgtttttctctgcctacctcctctctctttctcagggtATGAAACGTTTCGAAGCGAGGAAGGCTGTGCTGCAGGCTCTGAAGGACAGAGGCCATTTCAaggagaccaaagataaccccatGGTGGTGCCTGTCTGCAGGTGCGTTACGATCAGTCCACATTACGAGCACATAAGGACATGTTTTTCTCCAGCTTCGCGTGCATCAGTGGGCGAAATGTGGTCACATCTGTGTGAACATGTTAGTGAGAAAATTCTGGATTGGATGTGAGTGTGTTTCTCCTCCCCAGTCGTTCTAAGGACATAGTGGAGCCCCTGCTGAAGCCTCAGTGGTATGTGGACTGTGCTGACATGGGCAAGCAGGCAGCTGACTCGGTCCGGGAGGGAAGACTCAAAATCATCCCAGACCACCACCATAAGACCTGGTTCAACTGGTTGGACAACATCAGGTAGGTCACCTCCATCTCCTTTCTGGTTCTGTTTTCCTCTTCCTTCTATACCTCTCTTTTGTCATCAGTCTTTCTCTTTCCTCGCTGTCCTTCCCGTTCTACTCTTTAATGTGCTCCATCTCTCTACGCATTAGGTGACACGCCACAATATCTCCATTATAGAAATCAAGTGTATTACAGATCCTAGTTAGATCCCTAGTTAAAAACAGGGAGCACCTCTACTCCAGCACCAACCCCCTTTTCTTCTTTAGTGTTTCATCTGTCACCAGTTGTGCTCAGGTTTCCTCACCCCTCTTCAATCCTTCTTTCCTCACATATTCACTTGAACTCATCCCTCATTCGTTGTTCCTCCCTCCCAGGGACTGGTGTATCTCTCGTCAGCTGTGGTGGGGTCACAGGATCCCAGCCTACTTTGTCACCGTGACTGACCCTTCAGTCACACCAGGAGAGGTGATATCCgtttctctctatctcgctctctgaTTTTCTCTGTCATTTAAGTCACACCTGTTCAAACAACCCATGTCCCATCTCTCTGGCTTCCTTCTCCcgtcttcttcctccctcccgtCTTCTTCCTCCAGGACATGGATGGTCATTACTGGGTGagtgggaggacagaggaggcgGCCAGAGATAAAGCTGCCAAGCGCTTCAACGTCTCCACTGACAAGGTCACCCTCCGACAGGGTAAGATCGTCTCTCAAATGATGATCATTTACAGTGGAATGGAGTATTTTGCCCATTACCCAGTGATTTTTTGTTCACTTTCTGTGTTACAGATGAGGATGTCCTGGATACATGGTTCTCCTCTGGTATTTTCCCCTTCTCCATCTTCGGCTGGCCCAATGAGGTGAGGCTGTAGGTGTGTGTATTAAAGTTGTTAACATATGCTTTCCATAGTTCCTGAGAGATATATTGATGATATTGAATGTGTGGGTAAGGTGTGTCGAGAGCTGAGTGTGATACCCTCTGTGTGTAATAcatgttttcctctctctgtccagacCCAGGACCTGAATGTGTTCTATCCAGGCACCCTGCTGGAGACGGGTCATGACATCCTGTTCTTCTGGGTGGCCCGCATGGTGATGATGGGCCTCAAACTCACTGGCAAGCTGCCCTTCAAAGAGGTGAGGCTCATTTGGAAGTAATCACCTGCTGCCTCTGACCAGTGTAGCATGTCATTGATTACAGTGGGGACAGCCTGTATAGTAATGGTAATGGCTGTGTAGTAATGGTAATGGCTGTGTTTGATACTAGGTGTACCTCCATGCGGTGGTGAGGGACGCCCACGGGAGGAAGATGAGCAAATCTCTGGGGAACGTTATCGACCCCCTGGACGTCATCACAGGCATCTCTCTGGAGGTAACACACCGTGCTCCCATAGGGGGTGTTGTACTGCCTGCTTATTAAGCAGCTATTCCAGGCTCTATTGAGGCCATTTATCTGTCTCTCCTCGTGTTGCTCCCTCAAACTGAGCTGAGTCGGGTTCGGAGGTATCCACATTTTCTTGCCGTCATACCGTTTCTGTACCATACAAGGGTATACAGTATTACCGGAAATGCACACAATGGGCACAAAACAATTTAGgcaacagggatcttgatccaggaggggattgaatGTAACCAATAAGCTGTAACCAAGACACTTGATCTTGCCACAGCTAGCACGTTAGTgaaccaaatgcatagctggagccctgagctggataTCATTTATTTGACACATCTTAGGTTTCTTATAGTTATACTTAACCTATAGTTAAAAGCAGTGACGAAGCACACGCCCCCCAGCTGAAATACCCCAGTATACAGAATAAACGGTATATCACCCAAGTCTAGAGCTGAGTCAGCCCTCTAGAGCAGTGGCCACCAAGGTCACTTTCGTAGTCAAAAAGCAAGCCGATATCTACCGCTATTATTTAATCATTTCTTTCAACAGAAAACCCCCAAACATTTTACCTAAAAAACAATTGTGtaggaatgaggtttgtgcagtaggcctaatacattatcaTATATATGCCTGGCCTGCCAGTTCTTCTTCTTGGACCATATTAGATACAAAAACTCTCActttgataacaaaatagatcagttTGTGTAGTACTTGCAAGGCAGAACTGAGCATAATTTGAGTTAATTTGCAAATAATtcacttgtttttttttactggacTGGTACCTGTATCAATCTGATGGtcttggtgctttcaagacaactgaagaagaggtcaaatcatgatgtcagtgatctagaaactatttttcccagtctcaggggagggagagcagcagaGGATCCACTCTCTGCCCTATTCCTCGATATAAAAATAGACATGATGAGCTGCTAATGATAATACAAATGCAGGGCTATCGAGACACTTGTGCTGTAATGAATTAGTAGCcgagtggaagtagggagaagcacgtttttatgttttgtaatagtgttgaataaaaaTGGCGTTGACAGTACTGAACAAAAACTTCAACATGAACtaactcataaaaacagcagtcCTTTGCTGTTTTGTGacagtctctctgtggtcatggttttAAGTGATCAAATCTCATGTAGGTTAGGACCAAACTTTGCTGTAGCTGGGGTCGTGGAAGCTGTCGGCATGGTGATTTGAGCTATCCGATTGGATTGCCGGGTAGGCACGCTCCCGGTCTGAAATGAAATAGATCAAAATGGGAGTACTTTGCCTACCCGGTGCGCAgtgcttctgaatcaagtgcacctactgcCAACAGCGCAACACcctttattttgttttttttaaggaGCGCAAGCCTTTATCTTTTCTACAGACATGTTTGGTGATCGACCGGCTGGTGACCACTGCTATACAGGGCTCTTGCAGTACATACTCTTACTATATCAGGTGGATTGAGGAACCAACAGTGTCTCTTGCTGCTTTGAATCAGTGTCATGCATTTATGATGTCATGTAGCTGTTGAACTGCGGTTCAGTGCCAAGAACGAAGCACCAGGACATAGATAGATGTCTCTGCTGACCCTTCGTGTGTGCAGGGTCTGTATGCCCAGCTGCAGGACAGTAATCTGGACCCAGTAGAGGTAGAGAAGGCCAAGCAGGGACAGAAGTCGGACTACCCCACTGGTATCCCAGAGTGTGGCACAGATGCCCTCCGCTTCGCCCTGTGTGCCTACACCAGCCAAGGTACACCACTCACTCCTGCCACTGGTGATGTGGCCGTGTCATGTTATGGCTGGCATGCCATGTACACACCAACACAACCctttctttttcctctctccccctaactCGCTCAGGTAGGGACATTAACATGGATGTGAATCGTATCCTTGGTTACCGTCACTTCTGTAACAAGCTGTGGAATGCTGTGAAGTTTGCCATGAGGACGCTGGGAGACAACTTTGTTCCTTCAGAGAAAGCCCAGGTGACATCTCTACTACAGTATCTTTATCTAGGCctattcattgtgtgtgtgtgtactgcagtgTCATGCCTGTGTAAATGAAGGGAAATAAAGTTGCTTCAAGAAAATGCTCTTAATTTGTTATAGTGAAAACAGGTCTTTGTATGATATGGTATTTCGGTTTATATCTCTGTAAAATGTCCAATTATCCTCCTGTCagctgtgtggagaggagagcgtgtcagACCGGTGGATTCTGTCCCGTCTGTGTTCtgctgtgggtctgtgtaatGCAGGGTTCCAGGCCTACGACTTCCCAGCTATCACCACCGCCATCTACAACTTCTGGCTCTACGAGCTCTGTGACGTCTATCTGGTGAGAGTCTGTTTGGcttgtctctgtctgcctctgagtggtggtgtgtgtgggatTAATATATTACCACTCCTTAACTTCCTGCTCCCAACCTCCATCCTCGTCCCTTCTCGACCTCCCTCACCCCTCTAGGAGAGTGTGAAGCCAGTGTTCTCCAGGGCGGAGGAGGACAGTGGGTCTCAGAGCCAGGCTGAAGTCTGCAGACAGACTTTGTTCACCTGCCTGGAGACCGGCCTGCTCCTCCTAGCTCCCATCATGCCCTTCGTGGGCGAGGAGCTCTACCAGAGGTTGCCACGGCGACGATCCCAGGATGGCCACCCTAGTATCCATGTCACGCCCTACCCTGAGACTGAGGAGGTGAACTTTATATTgatacactgagtacactgttTAATAAACCAAAGGGCATGAGTTTTGTTGACTGTAATTTGTGGTGGTTGTCTGGCCGTCGTCTCTAGTTCTGCTGGCACAGTGAGGATGTGGACCGTCAGATGGAGTTTGTGATGACCGTAGTCCGGACCATCCGTTCACTCAGGGCCGACTACAACCTGACCAAGACACGTGCCGATTGTGAGTTCATACATGACCACAAGCACTGTACTATATTTACTACTTAGTTATAGCAAGGGTGTATGATTTAGTCACTAGAACACTTCTCAGTGTTGTTTTCCATATTATACCCCCTCCCCAGGCTACCTCCAGTGTATAGACAGTGAGACGATGTCTCTGGTGGAGCAGTACAGTCTGCAGATCCAGACCCTGTCTCTTTCCCAGACCATCCAGCCCGTCTCAGCCACCGGGGCCGTCCCAGAGGGCTGTGCTGTGGCCATTGCCTCCGACAGGTGCACCGTCCACCTCATGCTCAAGGTAAGAGGTCCATTTTACGGGTTTCAACCACACATTATtctgtgttgtgattggctgacAGTGTATACGAGTCATCTGATGACTGTGCCAAACCAGACATCTTTATTCCCTAGTGAAATTGTTACTGTTTTTACAACTGCGTTTCCTTTTCTCCTCATTGTTAATCTCTCTCCCAGGGTCTGATAGACTTGGAGAAGGAGGTGGCCAAGTTGACTGTGAAGAAGGGAGAGCTGGAGAAACAGATGGATAAACTGAGAGAAAAGATGGAGAAGAGTGACTACAAGGAGAAGGTGCCTGTTAAAGTACAGGATCTGGATGCTGAGAAGGTAAGGAGGATGTTATTACTCAGGCATTCCCACAGTAAAAACGTTTTGCTTGTGGCTCTGCTTGTGAAGTGAGATTATCAGCCACTTCTGAAGTGTGTGGTGACCTGTGATCCTGTTCTCTAACCCTCTTCCAGCTGCGTCAGAGCCAGACGGAGCTGGAGAAAGCAACGGAAGCCATAGACAACTTCAAGAGAATGGTGTAAtcgctcctctctgtccccttttaCAACATGATTCTTATCatagtgagctccaaaagtattacAATGAcagaggttaaagtgcagacttaaatttaatttgagggtattttcagcCATATTGGGTGAACATTTCTACATAAATGTGGATGCAATTACAAAtttagatgcacaaatatcattcATATACCCAAGACATGGGGGAGTTGTGCCTGGAACTGTCGATTATCTGCAATCATGGTAACATCCATATTAATATAGAAATTTTCAGAAACATTCTATTCACAATAAGTGACTCCAATGAAGCAATGAATTTGCTATTCATTTCTAATTGGCCACAAAATGTTCTGAAACAACCAGCAAATCCTATGTACAAACATTTCACCCGATCTGAATGTAAATACCCTGAAGTTAAAGCTGTCAGTCCACAGAGCCAAAACAATCTCACTGTCCCAATACATTTAGCTCACTGTATTTCACCCTCCTGTTATTGTCTCATGTCAGTACCATGCCACTTTCCATAAAGGATACTCTGGAGTAAAGACCTTATATTAGACAGGCTGGGATCTGTTCTTTCTTTGAAATTATTAGGTCCAGGACTGGAAAACATCAAGGCCCTAGTTGTCTACAATTATGGTCAGAAATTATACATGCAAGATTGCAGTTTCATAAGAAATACAAAAATTATTTTGCCAACATTTTATTTAACAGGACCCAGCTTTGTTCATAATGACAGTGCCCAAAAGAAAATGTCACGCTTTAGAACGTGAGGATGGCCTGGCTGTATTTGTATACTTTTAAAAATGCAGCCAGAGGGAGGGAACGAGCTCCTTATTCCTTCTAAAGATGTATCTTTTCTCCCTTGTAATGTTGTCAGGCAATAGAATGGAGCCTTTTATCCAACTACCTAGAGATCAGTGCTTACTTTAATGGGAGTATTTTAAATATCTAGTTTGAggacggtagtgtatatttaagcaataaggcccgagggggttgTGGAATTATGGCTGTTCTTGCAGAGtttctggatacagcccttagctgtggtatgttggccatataccacaaccccccgcAATAAAGAAATCCCCTAGTCCACGCCCAGAAATTGGAAAAACAAATATTCTTTACCATTCATCCCATTGGAAAAGAGCTTACTTTTTTTTCTACAGAAATAACAAAGCATTCCAAAAACCTGCTGTGTTCAATGTGCATGTAGCCAGGGCAAAAATAACGACAGACTTAACAATGCTCCAAACGTAGGGAAATAAAGCCTATGAGAAGAACCTTGTGGCTTCAGAATGTAAGTAGGGTATGCAGGTGGAAAGCATTGTTAAGTACAGTTTGTTTAATTAACGTCAGTCCGTTTGTTGGTCTTGACTAGCTTGATGTTCCGGTCGGTCGATAGCATTGTCATAAGGGGCATGAGGCAAAATTAAGTTTTTCTAAGTAGTAATCTTTAGACATAGCTTTGTAATTGATTAAAAC
The window above is part of the Oncorhynchus masou masou isolate Uvic2021 chromosome 30, UVic_Omas_1.1, whole genome shotgun sequence genome. Proteins encoded here:
- the LOC135522122 gene encoding valine--tRNA ligase-like, with the protein product MASLYVSPHPDDFRSLMALVAAEFCPSRLCTLIEDPPASLALCSRPSLVLGSGGGEVLSGASAVAWYLASQGKRIGSNAKQESQVWQWLSFADNELTPVSCAVVFPLLGVLGVDKKLQQSSHAEMMRVLNVLDKNLEPRTFLVGDSLTLADIAVATAALLPFKYALEPSNRKALTNVTRWFLTCVNQPQFVKVLGQISLCEKMVPVTPKPSVAPVPAANANPTADANATNGKPKTEAQLKKEAKNREKLEKFQKKKEMEEKKKQEKKLAPLTEKKAKPEKKDLGVISYDVPTPPGEKKDVLSPLPDSYSPLYVEAAWYSWWEKQGYFKPEYGRKSISEPNPRGVFMMCIPPPNVTGSLHLGHALTNAIQDCLTRWHRMRGETTLWNPGCDHAGIATQVVVEKKLMRERGLSRHDLGRDQFIQEVWKWKNEKGDRIYHQLKKLGSSLDWDRACFTMDPKLSYAVQEAFIRLHEDGVIYRSKRLVNWSCTLNSAISDIEVDKKELTGRTLLPVPGYKDKVEFGVLVSFSYKIEGSDEEVIVATTRIETMLGDSAVAVHPADPRYQHLKGKMVLHPFCDRKMPIVFDEFVDVNFGTGAVKITPAHDHNDYEVGNRHNLAFINILDENGLLINVPAPFLGMKRFEARKAVLQALKDRGHFKETKDNPMVVPVCSRSKDIVEPLLKPQWYVDCADMGKQAADSVREGRLKIIPDHHHKTWFNWLDNIRDWCISRQLWWGHRIPAYFVTVTDPSVTPGEDMDGHYWVSGRTEEAARDKAAKRFNVSTDKVTLRQDEDVLDTWFSSGIFPFSIFGWPNETQDLNVFYPGTLLETGHDILFFWVARMVMMGLKLTGKLPFKEVYLHAVVRDAHGRKMSKSLGNVIDPLDVITGISLEGLYAQLQDSNLDPVEVEKAKQGQKSDYPTGIPECGTDALRFALCAYTSQGRDINMDVNRILGYRHFCNKLWNAVKFAMRTLGDNFVPSEKAQLCGEESVSDRWILSRLCSAVGLCNAGFQAYDFPAITTAIYNFWLYELCDVYLESVKPVFSRAEEDSGSQSQAEVCRQTLFTCLETGLLLLAPIMPFVGEELYQRLPRRRSQDGHPSIHVTPYPETEEFCWHSEDVDRQMEFVMTVVRTIRSLRADYNLTKTRADCYLQCIDSETMSLVEQYSLQIQTLSLSQTIQPVSATGAVPEGCAVAIASDRCTVHLMLKGLIDLEKEVAKLTVKKGELEKQMDKLREKMEKSDYKEKVPVKVQDLDAEKLRQSQTELEKATEAIDNFKRMV